A part of Mycolicibacterium sp. TUM20985 genomic DNA contains:
- a CDS encoding DUF1802 family protein, with amino-acid sequence MSAPALKEWSAAVQAMLDGRQTVLLRKGGIHEKRFDLTAGEFVFFPTVAHGHAERVRPEHRDLLAAAALDSTQDQIVVRAGAKVIAAVAVMRPEGLDDLADTHIWTAASVQADRLDFRPKHRLTVLVVQARPLIEPVRLRRETSYAGCKSWVDLPVSTDWAGPVHDDATLAAVAERVRASIG; translated from the coding sequence GTGAGCGCGCCCGCACTCAAGGAGTGGAGCGCCGCCGTGCAGGCGATGCTCGACGGCCGTCAGACCGTGTTGCTGCGCAAGGGCGGCATCCACGAGAAGCGGTTCGACCTCACCGCGGGTGAGTTCGTGTTCTTTCCCACCGTCGCGCACGGCCACGCCGAGCGCGTCCGGCCGGAGCACCGCGACCTGCTGGCGGCGGCTGCACTCGACAGCACGCAGGATCAGATCGTCGTGCGGGCGGGCGCGAAAGTGATTGCGGCCGTTGCCGTCATGCGTCCCGAGGGGCTCGATGACCTGGCGGACACCCACATCTGGACGGCCGCGTCGGTGCAGGCCGACCGGCTGGACTTCCGGCCCAAGCATCGGTTGACGGTCCTCGTGGTGCAGGCGCGGCCGCTGATCGAGCCCGTACGGCTACGCCGGGAGACGTCCTACGCGGGCTGCAAGAGCTGGGTCGACCTACCGGTGTCGACGGATTGGGCCGGTCCCGTCCACGACGACGCGACGCTGGCGGCGGTCGCCGAACGGGTGCGAGCGTCAATCGGCTGA
- a CDS encoding DUF2277 domain-containing protein — MCRNITELRGLEPSATAEEIEAASRQYVRKVSGITRPTAANAEAFDAAVAEVTATTTRLLNALPPRRQPPKTIPPLRRPEVRARLAAQ; from the coding sequence ATGTGCCGGAACATCACCGAGTTGCGTGGCCTCGAGCCTTCGGCGACGGCCGAGGAAATCGAGGCCGCATCGCGCCAGTACGTCCGCAAGGTCAGTGGGATCACCCGCCCGACGGCCGCCAACGCCGAGGCCTTCGACGCTGCGGTTGCCGAGGTCACCGCGACCACCACGCGTCTGCTGAACGCCTTGCCGCCGCGGCGGCAGCCACCCAAGACGATCCCCCCGCTGCGTCGTCCCGAGGTGCGGGCCAGGCTCGCCGCGCAGTGA
- a CDS encoding enoyl-CoA hydratase: MPSTVADPVLAIDTADRVRTLTLNRPQARNALSAELRTRFYAALREAEADDGVDVVILTGADPVFCAGLDLKELGDTVDLPDISPKWPAMNKPVIGAINGAAVTGGLELALYCDILIASEHARFADTHARVGLLPTWGLSVRLPQKVGVGLARRMSLTGDYLSADDALRAGLVTEVVAHGELLPAARRIAASIVGNNQQAVRALLGSYHRIDALQTSAGLWTEAESARQWMAVTTGDDVAASRSAVLERGRAQVR, translated from the coding sequence ATGCCGAGCACCGTTGCCGACCCCGTACTCGCGATCGACACCGCCGACCGCGTCCGCACGCTGACCTTGAACCGGCCACAGGCCAGAAACGCACTGTCGGCGGAGTTGCGGACCCGGTTCTACGCGGCGCTGCGCGAGGCGGAGGCCGACGACGGGGTCGACGTCGTCATCCTCACCGGCGCCGACCCCGTGTTCTGCGCCGGTCTGGACCTCAAGGAGCTCGGCGACACCGTCGACCTTCCCGACATCTCGCCCAAGTGGCCGGCGATGAACAAGCCGGTCATCGGTGCGATCAACGGGGCGGCGGTCACCGGCGGTCTCGAATTAGCGCTCTACTGCGACATTCTGATCGCGTCGGAGCACGCGCGCTTCGCCGACACCCATGCGCGCGTGGGCCTGCTGCCGACGTGGGGGTTGAGTGTGCGGCTGCCGCAGAAGGTCGGTGTGGGACTGGCCCGGCGCATGAGCTTGACCGGTGACTACCTGTCCGCCGACGACGCGTTGCGGGCCGGCCTCGTCACCGAGGTCGTCGCCCACGGCGAGCTATTGCCCGCGGCGCGCCGGATCGCGGCGTCGATCGTCGGCAACAACCAGCAGGCGGTCCGGGCGCTGCTCGGCTCCTATCACCGCATCGACGCCCTGCAGACGAGCGCAGGGTTGTGGACCGAGGCCGAGTCGGCACGACAGTGGATGGCCGTGACGACGGGTGACGACGTCGCCGCAAGCCGCTCAGCAGTGCTGGAACGCGGTCGCGCACAGGTGCGATAG
- a CDS encoding MATE family efflux transporter: MAEPVDPPRATGRRIAGLAFPALGVLAAEPIYLLFDLAVVGRLGAVALAGLAIGGLILSLVSSQLTFLSYGTTARSSRFFGAGDRASAVGEGVQATWLAIALGTVVVAIVQVLAVPILAVIADGGEIADTALPWLRIAIFGAPAILISLAGNGWMRGVQDTARPLRYVVAGFALSAVLCPTLVYGWVGMPRMGLAGSAVANLVGQWLAALLFCRALLVERVTLRVDVAVLRAQLVMGRDLVVRTLAFQACFVSAAAVAARFGAAAVAAHQVVLQLWSFLALVLDSLAIAAQSLVGAALGAGLLAHAKSIAWRVTIFSTAAAALLAAVFAAGASAFPRLFTSDGSVLDAIGVPWWFLVAQLPIAGVVFALDGVLLGAGDAKFMRNATLASALVGFLPLIWLSLIYGWGLVGIWSGLTTFMLLRLVFVGWRTASGRWLVAGTG, translated from the coding sequence TTGGCTGAGCCGGTCGACCCGCCGAGAGCCACCGGTCGGCGCATCGCCGGGCTCGCGTTCCCCGCTCTCGGGGTGCTTGCGGCCGAACCGATCTATCTACTGTTCGATCTCGCCGTCGTGGGGCGTCTTGGCGCGGTCGCCCTGGCCGGTCTGGCCATCGGTGGACTAATCCTGTCGCTGGTGTCCTCCCAGCTGACCTTTCTGTCCTATGGGACGACGGCGAGGTCCTCACGCTTCTTCGGGGCGGGTGACCGCGCGTCGGCCGTCGGCGAGGGGGTGCAGGCCACGTGGTTGGCCATCGCGCTCGGGACCGTCGTCGTCGCGATCGTCCAAGTGCTGGCGGTGCCGATCCTGGCGGTCATCGCCGATGGTGGCGAGATTGCCGATACCGCCTTGCCCTGGCTGCGGATTGCGATCTTCGGTGCGCCCGCGATTCTGATCTCGCTGGCGGGCAACGGCTGGATGCGCGGCGTCCAGGACACGGCTCGGCCACTGCGCTACGTCGTTGCCGGGTTCGCCCTGTCCGCGGTGCTGTGCCCCACGCTGGTGTACGGCTGGGTGGGGATGCCGCGGATGGGACTGGCCGGGTCGGCGGTGGCCAACCTGGTGGGACAGTGGCTGGCGGCGCTGCTGTTCTGCCGGGCGTTGTTGGTCGAGCGGGTGACGCTGCGCGTGGACGTCGCGGTGCTGCGCGCCCAGCTGGTCATGGGCCGCGACCTGGTGGTGCGCACCCTGGCGTTCCAGGCGTGCTTCGTGTCTGCCGCCGCGGTGGCAGCGCGGTTCGGGGCGGCCGCGGTCGCCGCGCATCAGGTCGTGCTCCAACTGTGGAGTTTCCTTGCGCTGGTACTCGATTCGCTCGCGATCGCAGCGCAGTCACTCGTCGGTGCGGCGCTTGGCGCCGGCCTGCTCGCCCACGCCAAGTCGATCGCGTGGCGGGTGACCATCTTCTCGACGGCCGCCGCGGCGCTGCTCGCCGCGGTCTTTGCGGCAGGGGCATCGGCGTTCCCGCGACTGTTCACTTCGGATGGTTCGGTGCTGGACGCGATCGGTGTCCCGTGGTGGTTCCTCGTGGCGCAGTTGCCGATTGCCGGTGTGGTGTTTGCGCTCGACGGGGTGTTGCTGGGCGCCGGTGATGCGAAGTTCATGCGGAACGCGACGCTGGCCAGTGCGCTCGTCGGCTTCCTGCCACTGATCTGGCTGTCGTTGATCTACGGCTGGGGTCTCGTCGGCATCTGGTCGGGCTTGACCACGTTCATGCTGCTGCGCCTGGTATTCGTCGGCTGGCGCACGGCATCCGGCCGCTGGCTGGTGGCCGGAACGGGGTAG
- a CDS encoding DHH family phosphoesterase, translating to MTAIEPKAEISRSSLRVDGRGAAELLDSADSVSVVCHVYPDADTIGAGLALALVLERLGKRVEVGFAEPSVLPESLRSLPGQHLLVGPEAMHGDSDLVVTVDIPGINRLGALRVLADSGSEVLVIDHHPSNQMFGTANYVDPSADSTTMLVAELLDAWGKPLDQRVAHCLYAGLTTDTGSFRWASARAHRLAARLLELGVDNASISRTLMDTHPFSWLPMLSRVLSSARLLPDAVNGRGLVYAVVGHDEWCDARPEEVESIVDIVRTTAQAEVAAVFKEIAPQRWTVSMRAKSFDLSGVASGFGGGGHRLAAGYSATGPAGDVVKALAQALA from the coding sequence ATGACCGCGATCGAACCGAAGGCTGAGATTTCTCGGTCATCCCTGCGCGTCGATGGTCGCGGAGCTGCCGAGCTGCTCGACTCTGCGGATTCCGTCAGCGTGGTGTGCCACGTCTATCCCGATGCGGACACCATCGGCGCGGGACTCGCCCTAGCGCTCGTGCTGGAGCGGTTGGGCAAGCGCGTCGAGGTCGGGTTCGCCGAGCCTTCGGTCCTTCCCGAGTCGCTGCGGTCGCTGCCGGGTCAGCACCTGCTGGTCGGTCCGGAGGCCATGCACGGTGACAGCGACCTGGTGGTGACCGTCGACATTCCCGGCATCAACCGGCTCGGCGCGCTGCGGGTCCTCGCCGATTCGGGTAGCGAGGTCCTGGTGATCGATCACCACCCGTCCAATCAGATGTTCGGTACGGCCAACTACGTCGATCCGTCCGCCGATTCGACGACCATGCTCGTCGCGGAGTTGCTGGACGCCTGGGGCAAGCCGCTCGATCAGCGCGTCGCGCACTGCCTGTACGCCGGTCTCACCACCGACACCGGATCGTTTCGCTGGGCCAGTGCGCGGGCCCACCGGCTGGCCGCCCGACTGCTGGAGCTTGGCGTCGACAACGCGTCGATCAGCCGGACGCTCATGGACACCCATCCGTTCTCTTGGCTTCCGATGCTGTCTCGCGTGCTGTCGTCGGCCCGCCTCCTGCCCGATGCCGTGAACGGTCGCGGGCTGGTGTACGCCGTTGTGGGACACGATGAATGGTGCGACGCCCGGCCCGAGGAGGTCGAGAGCATCGTGGACATCGTCCGCACCACCGCACAGGCGGAGGTGGCCGCGGTCTTCAAGGAGATCGCGCCGCAGCGCTGGACCGTGTCGATGCGGGCCAAGTCGTTCGACCTGTCCGGCGTCGCGAGCGGCTTCGGCGGCGGTGGGCACCGGTTGGCGGCCGGATACTCCGCGACCGGTCCGGCCGGCGACGTGGTGAAGGCGCTGGCTCAGGCCCTTGCCTGA
- the rbfA gene encoding 30S ribosome-binding factor RbfA, with translation MVDVGRARKLSKRIGTIVASAIEFEIKDPPLAFVTITDTKVTGDLHDATVFYTVRGETLQDEPDYEGAAAALERAKGTLRTRVGAGTGVRFTPTLTFVLDKLPDTARDMEDLLAKARQADADLARIRQGATPAGDADPYRVTGAEDVGGGAEADTDVRDPEDTYDRDRTEG, from the coding sequence ATGGTTGACGTTGGACGGGCGCGCAAGTTGTCCAAACGCATCGGCACCATCGTCGCCTCGGCCATCGAGTTCGAGATCAAGGATCCGCCCCTGGCCTTCGTGACCATCACGGACACGAAGGTCACGGGCGACCTGCACGACGCGACGGTGTTCTACACGGTGCGTGGTGAGACGCTGCAGGACGAGCCGGACTACGAGGGCGCGGCCGCAGCGCTGGAGCGTGCCAAGGGGACGCTGCGAACCCGGGTCGGTGCGGGCACCGGCGTACGGTTCACGCCGACGTTGACCTTCGTCCTCGACAAGCTGCCGGATACGGCCCGCGACATGGAGGACCTGCTGGCGAAGGCCAGACAGGCCGACGCGGATCTCGCCCGGATTCGGCAGGGTGCCACCCCGGCTGGCGACGCGGACCCGTACCGTGTCACGGGGGCGGAGGACGTAGGCGGGGGAGCCGAGGCCGACACCGACGTGCGTGACCCTGAGGACACCTATGACCGCGATCGAACCGAAGGCTGA
- the infB gene encoding translation initiation factor IF-2 — translation MAGKARVHELAKELGVTSKEVLARLSEQGEFVKSASSTVEAPVARRLREALGGGSKPAAAKSAPAAPKAATGGASTNGGVVATGPKPGGPRPAAPRPPAAPEPPPAPVPTPEVAAAPSAPPQVEATPAAAAEPAAPADPAAPGGPTPGPRPGAPKPAARAPRVGNNPFSTQVPVERPAPRPPQGAAGPPRPGGPPRPGGGPRPGATPGNMPPRPPGARPGAAGRPGGPRPAPGARGPGAGGRPGGPPGAGGGGNYRGGGAGGAGAPGGAPAAGGFRGRPGGGGGGAGRPGQRGGAAGAFGRPGGAVRRGRKSKRAKRAEYENMQAPVVGGVRLPHGNGETIRLARGASLVDFADKINANPAALVQALFNLGEMVTATQSVGDETLELLGGEMNYVVQVVSPEDEDRELLQSFDLTYGEDEGGEDDLEFRPPVVTVMGHVDHGKTRLLDTIRNATVREGEAGGITQHIGAYQVLTELDGNERLVTFIDTPGHEAFTAMRARGAKATDIAILVVAADDGVMPQTVEAINHAQAADVPIVVAVNKIDKEGADPAKIRAQLTEYNLVAEEYGGDTMFVDISAKQGTNIDALLEAVLLTADASLDLRANPDMEAQGVAIEAHLDRGRGPVATVLIARGTLRVGDSIVAGDAYGRVRRMVDEHGEDVVEAFPSRPVQVIGFTSVPGAGDNLLVVDEDRIARQIADRRSARKRNALAARSRKRISLDDLDAALKETSQLNLILKGDNSGTVEALEEALLGIDIGDEVELRVIDRGVGGVTETNVNLASASNAIIIGFNVRAEGKATELATREGVDIRYYSVIYQAIDEIQAALKGMLKPIYEEKELGRAEIRAIFRSSKVGNIAGCLVTSGIIRRNAKARLLRDNVVVAETVTISSLKREKDDATEVRDGYECGLTLTYNDIKEGDVIEAYELVEKARA, via the coding sequence GTGGCAGGCAAGGCCCGCGTGCACGAGTTGGCCAAAGAACTCGGTGTCACCAGCAAGGAAGTACTCGCCCGGCTGAGCGAACAGGGCGAATTCGTCAAATCAGCATCGTCGACCGTCGAGGCGCCCGTCGCCCGACGGCTCCGTGAGGCCCTCGGCGGCGGCTCGAAGCCCGCCGCTGCCAAGTCGGCGCCCGCGGCCCCCAAGGCAGCCACCGGTGGTGCGTCCACCAACGGCGGCGTCGTCGCCACGGGGCCCAAGCCGGGTGGACCCAGGCCCGCCGCGCCGCGGCCGCCCGCCGCACCCGAGCCGCCACCGGCACCGGTCCCCACTCCCGAGGTGGCCGCCGCCCCGTCGGCTCCGCCGCAGGTCGAGGCGACCCCGGCAGCTGCCGCAGAGCCGGCCGCACCAGCTGATCCCGCCGCTCCGGGAGGCCCCACACCGGGTCCTCGGCCCGGCGCGCCCAAGCCCGCAGCGCGCGCGCCGCGGGTCGGCAACAACCCGTTCTCCACCCAGGTGCCCGTCGAGCGTCCCGCTCCGCGGCCCCCGCAGGGTGCTGCCGGACCGCCCCGTCCGGGTGGCCCGCCACGTCCCGGCGGCGGACCGCGCCCCGGTGCCACGCCCGGCAACATGCCTCCGCGTCCGCCAGGCGCCCGTCCAGGAGCGGCGGGTCGCCCCGGTGGACCGCGACCTGCCCCCGGTGCCCGAGGCCCCGGTGCCGGTGGACGTCCCGGCGGTCCGCCCGGTGCAGGTGGCGGCGGTAACTACCGCGGTGGCGGCGCAGGCGGCGCCGGTGCGCCCGGTGGCGCCCCCGCAGCAGGTGGATTCCGCGGACGCCCAGGTGGCGGCGGTGGCGGCGCTGGCCGTCCCGGCCAGCGTGGTGGCGCGGCAGGCGCGTTCGGCCGTCCCGGCGGCGCCGTCCGGCGCGGTCGCAAGTCGAAGCGGGCAAAACGCGCCGAGTACGAGAACATGCAGGCACCGGTCGTCGGTGGCGTGCGGTTGCCGCACGGCAACGGCGAAACCATCCGGCTCGCCCGCGGCGCGTCGCTAGTCGACTTCGCCGACAAGATCAACGCCAACCCGGCCGCACTGGTCCAGGCGCTGTTCAACCTCGGTGAGATGGTTACGGCCACGCAGTCGGTTGGCGACGAGACCCTCGAGCTGCTCGGCGGCGAGATGAACTACGTCGTGCAGGTCGTGTCCCCGGAGGACGAGGACCGCGAACTGCTGCAGTCCTTCGACCTCACCTACGGCGAGGACGAGGGCGGCGAGGACGATCTCGAGTTCCGCCCGCCGGTCGTGACCGTCATGGGCCACGTCGACCACGGCAAGACGCGACTCCTGGACACGATCCGCAACGCCACCGTGCGCGAGGGCGAGGCCGGTGGCATCACCCAGCACATCGGCGCCTACCAGGTCCTCACCGAACTGGACGGCAACGAGCGACTGGTCACCTTCATCGACACGCCGGGTCACGAGGCGTTCACCGCCATGCGTGCCCGTGGTGCGAAGGCCACTGACATCGCCATTCTGGTGGTCGCCGCCGACGACGGCGTCATGCCGCAGACGGTGGAAGCCATCAACCACGCCCAGGCGGCCGACGTGCCGATCGTGGTGGCGGTCAACAAGATCGACAAGGAGGGCGCCGACCCGGCCAAGATTCGGGCGCAGCTCACTGAGTACAACCTGGTCGCCGAGGAGTATGGCGGCGACACCATGTTCGTCGACATCTCGGCCAAGCAGGGTACGAACATCGACGCGCTGCTCGAGGCCGTGCTGCTGACCGCAGACGCGTCGTTGGATCTTCGGGCGAACCCCGACATGGAGGCCCAGGGCGTCGCGATCGAGGCACATCTGGACCGTGGCCGCGGCCCCGTGGCGACGGTGCTCATTGCGCGCGGCACGCTGCGGGTCGGCGACTCGATCGTTGCCGGCGATGCCTACGGCCGCGTCCGGCGCATGGTCGACGAGCACGGCGAGGATGTCGTGGAGGCGTTCCCGTCGCGTCCGGTCCAGGTCATCGGCTTCACGTCGGTGCCGGGTGCCGGTGACAACCTGCTCGTCGTCGACGAAGACCGCATCGCTCGCCAGATCGCCGACCGGCGCAGCGCGCGCAAGCGCAACGCCCTGGCCGCGCGCTCTCGCAAGCGCATCAGCCTGGACGATCTCGATGCCGCGCTGAAGGAGACCAGCCAGCTCAACCTGATCCTCAAGGGCGACAACTCCGGCACCGTCGAGGCGCTGGAGGAGGCCCTGCTGGGCATCGACATTGGCGACGAGGTCGAACTGCGCGTCATCGACCGCGGCGTCGGTGGCGTCACCGAGACCAACGTCAACCTGGCGTCGGCGTCGAATGCGATCATCATCGGGTTCAACGTCCGGGCGGAGGGCAAGGCCACCGAGCTGGCCACCCGCGAGGGTGTCGACATCCGGTACTACTCGGTCATCTACCAGGCGATCGACGAGATTCAGGCCGCGCTGAAGGGCATGCTCAAGCCGATCTACGAGGAGAAGGAACTCGGCCGCGCCGAGATCCGGGCGATCTTCCGGTCGTCGAAGGTCGGCAACATCGCCGGCTGCCTCGTCACCTCGGGCATCATCCGACGCAACGCCAAGGCACGCCTTCTCCGCGACAACGTCGTGGTGGCCGAGACGGTCACCATCTCGTCGCTCAAGCGCGAGAAGGATGACGCCACCGAGGTGCGCGACGGTTACGAGTGTGGTCTCACCTTGACGTACAACGACATCAAGGAAGGCGACGTCATCGAGGCGTACGAGCTCGTCGAAAAAGCTCGGGCCTGA
- a CDS encoding YlxR family protein — MADGDGNASITVDAAGNLPGRGAWLHPDQECLHVAIRRRALVRALRITGSPDTSAVVEYFTQGEALVRPATEQVAKNMSTP; from the coding sequence GTGGCCGACGGAGATGGCAACGCGTCCATCACCGTCGACGCAGCGGGTAATCTTCCGGGGCGGGGTGCGTGGTTGCATCCCGACCAGGAATGTCTACACGTGGCAATCCGGCGGCGGGCCCTCGTTCGCGCGTTGCGCATCACCGGTTCGCCGGACACCTCCGCGGTGGTCGAATACTTCACACAGGGTGAAGCCTTGGTCCGCCCGGCAACAGAACAGGTAGCGAAGAACATGAGCACACCGTGA
- the nusA gene encoding transcription termination factor NusA: MNIDMGALHAIEVDRGISVDELLETIKTALLTAYRHTEGHQAEARIDIDRKSGVVRVLARETDDDGNLINEWEDTPEGFGRVAATTARQVMLQRFRDAENERMYGEFSAREGDIVGGVVQRDARENARGNVIVRLGTEAKGSEGVIRPAEQVPGESYEHGDRLRCYVIGVTRGAREPKIELSRTHPNLVRKLFSLEVPEIADNSVEIVAVAREAGHRSKIAVTSRVSGLNAKGACIGPMGQRVRNVMSELSGEKIDIIDFDESPARFVANALSPAKVVSVSVIDEAARAARVVVPDYQLSLAIGKEGQNARLAARLTGWRIDIRSDAEPAPDAVPDQEAAHGASREG, translated from the coding sequence GTGAACATCGACATGGGCGCGCTGCATGCGATCGAGGTGGACAGGGGGATCTCGGTCGACGAACTCCTCGAGACCATCAAAACCGCGCTGCTGACCGCATACCGGCACACCGAGGGTCACCAAGCCGAGGCCCGCATCGACATCGACCGTAAGAGTGGCGTGGTCCGGGTGCTCGCCAGGGAGACCGACGACGACGGCAACCTGATCAACGAATGGGAAGACACGCCAGAGGGTTTCGGCCGGGTCGCCGCCACCACCGCCCGTCAGGTGATGCTGCAGCGCTTCCGCGACGCCGAGAACGAGCGGATGTACGGCGAGTTCTCCGCGCGCGAGGGTGACATCGTCGGCGGCGTGGTCCAACGCGACGCCCGAGAGAATGCACGCGGCAATGTCATCGTGCGCCTCGGCACGGAGGCGAAGGGATCCGAAGGGGTCATCCGGCCCGCCGAGCAGGTCCCGGGCGAGTCATACGAACACGGAGATCGATTGCGCTGCTATGTGATCGGCGTCACGCGCGGAGCACGCGAGCCGAAGATCGAGTTGTCGCGCACCCACCCGAACCTCGTCCGCAAGCTGTTCTCGCTGGAGGTACCCGAGATCGCCGACAACTCGGTGGAGATCGTCGCGGTCGCCCGCGAGGCCGGTCATCGTTCCAAGATCGCCGTGACCTCCCGAGTCTCGGGTCTCAATGCCAAGGGCGCCTGCATCGGCCCGATGGGTCAGCGCGTGCGCAACGTGATGAGCGAGTTGTCCGGAGAGAAGATCGACATCATCGACTTCGACGAGAGTCCGGCGCGATTCGTCGCCAATGCGCTCTCGCCGGCGAAGGTGGTGTCCGTCTCGGTGATCGACGAGGCCGCGAGAGCGGCCCGCGTCGTGGTGCCGGACTACCAGCTGTCGCTGGCGATCGGCAAGGAGGGTCAGAACGCACGATTGGCCGCCCGCCTCACCGGCTGGCGGATCGACATACGCAGTGATGCGGAACCGGCGCCCGACGCCGTGCCCGATCAGGAGGCAGCGCACGGCGCCTCCCGCGAGGGATAG
- the rimP gene encoding ribosome maturation factor RimP: protein MASEIPLRSARLPSPQQVIELLEAEFGRAGYEVEDVVIAAATRPPRIVVIADGEQGLSLDAVAMLSRLAADLLDQLDDSAEEAPYLLEVTSRGVDRPLTAERHYRRAQGRKVDITLTDGSQVTGRLGETADGVVRLVVADRRAGLTIRELHLDDVSNAVVQVEFSPPSPLELELAGVSGKEVEE from the coding sequence GTGGCATCGGAGATACCGCTACGGTCTGCGCGATTGCCGTCCCCGCAGCAGGTGATCGAGCTGCTCGAAGCCGAGTTCGGCCGCGCGGGATACGAAGTCGAGGACGTCGTCATCGCGGCGGCCACTCGTCCGCCGCGAATCGTGGTGATCGCCGACGGTGAGCAGGGCCTGAGTCTCGATGCCGTCGCGATGCTGTCGCGTCTGGCCGCCGATCTGCTCGATCAGCTCGACGACTCGGCCGAGGAGGCCCCCTACCTGCTAGAGGTCACGTCCCGCGGGGTGGATCGTCCGCTCACCGCGGAGCGTCACTACCGCCGGGCGCAGGGACGCAAGGTAGACATCACGCTCACCGACGGCTCGCAGGTGACGGGTCGGTTGGGTGAGACGGCCGACGGCGTCGTGCGACTGGTGGTCGCCGATCGTCGGGCTGGGCTCACCATTCGCGAGCTTCACCTCGATGACGTCTCCAATGCCGTTGTCCAGGTGGAGTTCTCACCCCCAAGTCCGCTCGAGCTCGAGTTGGCCGGGGTGTCTGGCAAGGAGGTTGAAGAGTGA
- a CDS encoding ferritin-like domain-containing protein: MTSPDSTPTTAARPSDAADGALFDALAAVHGVIYGYGVVSAHSSPDANALVSGSLAGHRELREEAIARLTARNVTAPVPAVGYRLPFAVADPTAAARLAVRMEEDAAVAWRAVLEQAKAGDDRELAVTALTRCAVTAAKWRRVLGVVPPTVAFPGGTES; encoded by the coding sequence ATGACGTCTCCGGACAGCACGCCCACCACCGCGGCCCGGCCGTCGGACGCGGCGGACGGTGCGCTGTTCGATGCGCTCGCGGCCGTGCACGGGGTCATCTACGGCTACGGCGTCGTCTCCGCGCACTCGTCACCCGACGCCAACGCCCTGGTGTCCGGGTCGCTGGCGGGCCACCGCGAACTGCGCGAAGAGGCGATCGCGCGCCTCACCGCCCGGAACGTGACGGCACCGGTGCCCGCGGTCGGCTACCGGTTGCCGTTCGCCGTCGCGGACCCCACCGCCGCCGCCAGGCTGGCCGTCCGGATGGAGGAGGACGCCGCGGTGGCGTGGCGGGCCGTCCTGGAGCAGGCGAAGGCCGGCGACGACCGCGAGCTCGCCGTCACCGCGCTGACCCGGTGCGCGGTCACGGCCGCCAAGTGGCGCCGCGTGCTCGGCGTCGTGCCGCCCACGGTCGCGTTCCCCGGCGGTACCGAGAGCTAG